One Cucurbita pepo subsp. pepo cultivar mu-cu-16 chromosome LG09, ASM280686v2, whole genome shotgun sequence DNA window includes the following coding sequences:
- the LOC111802440 gene encoding polyadenylation and cleavage factor homolog 4-like: protein MNRFMELEKLLISRGNPRAAAYSSDRQLPTTSGRDMPNELSQKPPSSIAHRFRVQLKQRDDEFRVSGHDSVPPPSTEFIVQLYELMLSELTFNSKPIITDLTVLADEQREHGKGIADLICTRILEVPVDQKLPSLYLLDSIVKNVGHGYVSYFSSRLPEVFFEAYRQVHPNQHNAMRHLFGTWSNVFPPSVLRKIEAQLSQLTTQESSGLTSSRASGSPRPTHSIHVNPKYLRQLEHSVVDKHIQDARGTSALKVNGKKLAPGYEEYDYDHTDVLEHSGAQAFNSMGSVGHDSFALGTNKANIKIGKSSFSSRIGHNRPLQSVGDELEAVRASPLQNVYEYEGSRMMDRNEDAYKRRRTQYPEENLNGLESTSSYDIRNGRDLDGPRALIEAYGSDKGKGYLNDNPPQVEHFSISGMDNKVTPVTWQNTEEEEFDWEDMSPTLADRGRSNDALKPSVPPSRFRTRLGFDRRNAMSMELGMRNNWSSQVQLPTSIDSSIVIEDGVPSTSDIWNMHNPLSQSSQNLMNTKGTGRNFQMPVSRRGIASSGGEKMSHFVDKLLTNGAVHRPPTIVSSLGSSGFDSSMESQSVVQSMGPRHPVNVPDSCPPSRSSIFPVPRHHKSQFESLNGSNSVINRANRSFLPEQQMNNLRNKEPSLATNLPQVGNQHTGHIPLTQGNQLQATSLKPKFLPSPDMQDNFSASAVPPALPHLMAPSSNQGYSSQGHRPVVSDCLSSSAPIGQWNLPVHNRPSTLHLQGGPLPPLPTGPHPISQNAGSLVPGQQPGTAFSGLINSLMAQGLISLNHQASVQDSVGLEFNPDLLKVRHEYAITSLYADLPRQCMTCGLRFKSQEEHSNHMDWHVTRNRMSKSRKQKPSRKWFVSTTMWLSGAEALGTEPVPGFLPAEVIVEKKDDEELAVPADEDQKTCALCGESFDDFYSDETEEWMYRGAVYMNAPDGQTAGIDKSQLGPIVHAKCRTESSAAPSENLDQDEQGGVSEEGNRRKRLRS from the exons ATGAACCGTTTCATGGAATTGGAAAAGCTCTTGATTTCACGTGGAAACCCTAGAGCTGCAGCATATTCATCCGACCGCCAACTCCCCACCACCAGCGGTAGGGATATGCCCAATGAGTTGTCACAAAAGCCTCCCTCTTCAATTGCGCACCGGTTTCGAGTTCAGTTAAAGCAGCGGGATGACGAATTCAGGGTTTCTGGTCATGATTCTGTGCCCCCTCCTTCCACCGAGTTTATCGTGCAGTTATACGAGCTTATGTTGTCGGAGCTCACCTTTAATTCCAAGCCCATCATTACGGATCTCACTGTTCTTGCGGATGAGCAGAGAGAACATGGGAAGGGCATTGCTGACTTAATTTGTACGCGTATTCTCGAG GTACCGGTTGACCAAAAACTTCCTTCATTGTATCTATTGGACAGTATTGTTAAGAATGTTGGGCACGGATACGTTAGTTATTTCTCGTCTCGTTTACCTGAG GTATTTTTTGAGGCTTACAGGCAAGTTCATCCTAATCAGCACAATGCGATGCGTCACCTCTTTGGGACATGGTCAAATGTATTTCCACCATCCGTCCTTCGGAAgattgaagctcaactttctCAGCTAACAACACAAGAATCCTCAGGTTTGACATCCTCAAGGGCTTCTGGGTCTCCTCGGCCAACTCATAGCATTCATGTCAATCCAAAATACTTGCGTCAACTGGAACACTCAGTGGTGGATAAA CATATCCAGGATGCGAGAGGGACCTCAGCTCTAAAAGTTAATGGTAAAAAGCTTGCTCCTGGATACGAAGAGTATGACTATGACCATACAGATGTTCTTGAACATAGTGGAGCTCAAGCATTTAATTCAATGGGAAGCGTGGGTCACGATTCTTTTGCTCTTGGAACAAATAAAGCAAATATAAAGATAGGGAAATCGtctttttcttcaagaatTGGACACAATAGACCTCTACAATCAGTTGGTGATGAGCTTGAAGCAGTTAGAGCCTCACCATTGCAGAATGTATATGAATATGAAGGTTCTAGAATGATGGATAGAAATGAGGATGCATATAAAAGGAGGAGAACACAATATCCTGAGGAGAATTTGAATGGACTTGAAAGTACTTCTTCGTATGATATTAGAAATGGACGTGACCTTGACGGACCAAGAGCGTTAATTGAAGCATATGGAAGTGATAAAGGAAAAGGTTATTTAAATGACAATCCACCACAGGTTgaacatttttctatttctggTATGGACAACAAGGTGACTCCAGTTACTTGGCAGAAcactgaagaagaagagtttgATTGGGAAGATAtgagtcccacattagctGACAGAGGCAGAAGTAATGATGCATTGAAACCATCTGTCCCACCTTCAAGATTTAGGACAAGATTAGGATTCGACAGAAGAAATGCTATGTCTATGGAGCTTGGAATGAGAAACAATTGGTCTAGTCAGGTTCAGCTACCTACTTCTATTGACTCCTCCATAGTGATTGAAGATGGGGTCCCATCAACATCT GATATTTGGAATATGCACAATCCCCTTTCTCAGTCATCCCAGAACCTCATGAACACTAAAGGAACAGGAAGGAATTTCCAGATGCCTGTGTCGAGAAGAGGCATCGCTTCATCTGGTGGTGAGAAGATGTCTCATTTTGTCGATAAGCTTCTGACCAATGGTGCTGTACATAGGCCCCCTACTATTGTTTCAAGCTTGGGTTCTTCTGGTTTTGACTCTAGCATGGAGTCACAATCAGTTGTACAATCTATGGGCCCAAGGCATCCTGTGAATGTTCCTGACTCTTGCCCACCTTCTAGGTCTTCAATATTTCCCGTACCAAGACACCATAAGAGTCAGTTTGAGTCTTTAAACGGTAGCAATTCTGTCATCAATCGTGCAAATAGGTCCTTTTTGCCTGAGCAGCAGATGAataatttgagaaataaaGAGCCAAGTCTTGCGACTAATTTGCCACAAGTTGGTAATCAACATACTGGGCATATTCCTTTGACTCAGGGAAACCAATTGCAGGCCACCTCTTTAAAACCTAAATTTCTACCATCTCCAGACATGCAGGATAATTTTAGTGCATCAGCAGTACCTCCAGCGTTACCACATTTAATGGCACCATCCTCGAATCAGGGATACAGTTCACAAGGACATCGCCCTGTTGTTAGTGATTGTTTGTCAAGTTCTGCCCCTATTGGGCAATGGAACTTACCTGTTCATAATAGACCCAGCACTTTGCATTTACAAGGGGGGCCGCTGCCACCTCTACCAACTGGTCCTCATCCTATCTCTCAAAATGCAGGATCCCTTGTTCCTGGTCAGCAACCAGGAACTGCATTTTCTGGCCTGATAAATTCTCTTATGGCCCAGGGTTTAATCTCATTGAACCATCAAGCTTCTGTACAG GACTCTGTTGGGTTGGAATTCAATCCAGATCTACTCAAGGTGCGGCATGAATATGCAATAACTTCTCTGTATGCTGATCTTCCTAGACAATGCATGACCTGTGGCCTTCGGTTCAAGTCCCAGGAAGAGCATAGTAATCATATGGATTGGCATGTCACTAGAAATCGTATGTCGAAAAGTAGGAAGCAAAAGCCTTCTCGTAAGTGGTTTGTAAGTACAACCATGTGGCTTAGTGGTGCAGAAGCCTTGGGAACTGAGCCAGTTCCAGGATTTTTGCCTGCTGAGGTCATCGTAGAGAAAAAGGATGATGAAGAACTAGCTGTTCCCGCTGATGAAGATCAAAAAACGTGTGCACTATGTGGAGAatcttttgatgatttttaCAGTGATGAAACAGAGGAATGGATGTATAGGGGTGCTGTCTACATGAACGCACCCGATGGACAAACAGCAGGCATTGATAAATCTCAGTTAGGGCCCATAGTGCATGCTAAATGCAGGACTGAATCTAGTGCTGCCCCCTCCGAAAATTTGGACCAAGATGAACAAGGG GGAGTTAGTGAAGAGGGTAATCGAAGAAAACGATTGCGGAGCTAG
- the LOC111802482 gene encoding beta-glucosidase 46-like: MYFIGQKPVGRALFPVMEFSLAFLAILLLISVFFSTVTASSSHVPIEETTNSKPLPNNFLFGTASSAYQFEGAFLSDGKGLSNWDVFTHKPGNIEDETNGDIAVDHYHRYLEDLDLMAFIGVNSYRFSISWARILPKGRFGEMNKAGIDHYNKLIDSLLERGIEPFVTLTHYDIPQELEDRYGAWLSPQVQEDFRYYADICFKSFGDRVKYWVTFNEPNVQVIRGYRKGTFPPSHCSSSFGKCKHGDSAREPLVAAHNIILSHAAAVNTYRSKYQAKQGGVIGVVINAVWHEPISDSFEDISAAERAHSFYMNWFLDPIIFGYYPAEMEEILGFDLPRFSTEDQKKLKNGADFIGINHYTSFYVKDCLYSTCEPKWGSSKIEGFALCTPMKEETSIGEPTEISWIYVYPQGMNKIVTYIKERYNNIPIFVTENGYGEKDKPNTQTEDLLNDTRRADYMSSYLGALETSMREGADVRGYFAWSLLDNFEWISGFTERFGLYHVDYATLKRTPKFSAFWYKNFIAQNLMGNNVSAVASRKVT, from the exons ATGTATTTCATTGGCCAAAAGCCTGTGGGGAGAGCTTTATTTCCAGTAATGGAGTTTTCTTTAGCTTTTTTAGCCATTCTTCTCCTGATTTCGGTGTTCTTTTCGACTGTCACGGCGTCGAGTAGCCACGTTCCAATTGAAGAAACTACAAATTCAAAGCCTCTCCCAAACAATTTCCTTTTTGGAACTGCTTCTTCTGCATATCAG TTTGAAGGAGCTTTCTTGAGTGATGGTAAAGGTCTCAGCAACTGGGATGTTTTTACTCATAAGCCTG GCAATATTGAGGATGAAACTAATGGAGATATTGCTGTTGATCACTATCATCGCTATCTG GAGGATCTTGATCTTATGGCTTTTATTGGAGTCAACAGCTACCGCTTCTCTATTTCTTGGGCAAGAATACTACCGA AAGGAAGATTTGGGGAGATGAACAAGGCTGGGATTGATCATTACAACAAGCTCATCGATTCTCTTCTCGAACGAG GGATAGAACCATTTGTGACATTGACTCACTATGACATCCCTCAGGAACTTGAAGATAGATATGGAGCCTGGCTGAGTCCCCAAGTCCA GGAGGACTTCAGATATTATGCTGATATCTGCTTTAAATCATTTGGAGATCGAGTCAAGTACTGGGTCACCTTCAACGAGCCAAATGTTCAGGTTATTCGTGGCTACAGGAAAGGGACATTTCCTCCGTCACACTGTTCGAGCTCATTTGGCAAATGCAAGCATGGAGACTCAGCAAGAGAACCCTTAGTAGCTGCTCACAACATTATTCTATCACATGCTGCTGCTGTCAACACTTACAGGTCTAAATACCAG GCCAAACAAGGAGGTGTTATAGGAGTAGTTATCAATGCTGTGTGGCACGAGCCGATAAGCGACTCATTCGAAGACATATCAGCAGCTGAGAGAGCTCACTCTTTTTATATGAATTG GTTCCTTGACCCAATTATATTTGGGTACTATCCAGCAGAAATGGAGGAAATTCTAGGCTTTGATTTGCCTCGCTTTTCAACAGAAGATCAAAAGAAGCTGAAAAATGGAGCAGATTTCATTGGCATCAATCACTATACAAGCTTCTATGTAAAAGACTGCCTATATTCGACCTGTGAACCGAAATGGGGGTCGTCTAAGATCGAAGGTTTTGCTCTCTGTACACCAATGAAGGAAGAAACCTCAATAGGAGAACCA ACTGAAATTTCTTGGATATACGTCTATCCTCAAGGAATGAACAAAATTGTTACGTACATAAAGGAGAGATACAACAATATACCAATATTTGTGACAGAAAATG GTTATGGGGAGAAGGATAAGCCCAATACACAAACAGAAGATTTACTCAATGATACCAGAAGAGCAGATTATATGAGCAGTTACCTTGGTGCCTTGGAAACATCAATGAG GGAAGGAGCAGATGTGAGAGGATACTTCGCCTGGTCTTTGCTGGATAACTTCGAATGGATAAGTGGATTTACTGAAAGGTTTGGGCTTTACCATGTAGATTATGCAACTCTGAAGAGAACTCCAAAGTTTTCAGCCTTTTggtacaaaaatttcattgCCCAAAATTTGATGGGCAACAATGTCAGTGCAGTTGCATCCAGGAAAGTGACCTAA
- the LOC111802496 gene encoding RNA pseudouridine synthase 6, chloroplastic-like, with protein MLASMNIALVAANGCRGLGTSLALQRTLARTRANFSATVCGNYFAARRSLSSKSSAFPCESSVTDVAVTQTATTFAENGYSQYHRLLPCPSFSGPPRVEHLVVLEGGPVMEYISKSLDLPPLYVADLIHFGAVYYALVCPQPPPTATPEQIRLFKKFTEPSFLKGRKSIKGKTVREAQKTFRITRIDEFVEVGTYLRIHVHPKRFPRCYEIDWKSRIIAVTESYVVLDKPAGTSVGGTTDNIEESCATFATRALGLTSPLWTTHQIDNCTEGCVILARTKEYCSVFHRKIREKKVKKLYLALAAAPVPIGIITHYMRPINIAPRLVSEDCIDGYNLCQLEGLECREVAWPDADIEEKYCIEECGWPSKTKAYECKINLLTGRTHQIRAQLANCGAPLVGDSMYMPAAVAEMANPGLNPFGKCKKEYASEEDKEIAVTEWISRHGKEPAMAIGLQAYEISWDSMEHIYNAGTPWWKQEQL; from the exons ATGCTGGCTTCCATGAATATAGCTCTGGTGGCCGCCAACGGTTGCCGTGGCCTCGGTACGTCACTAGCCCTGCAGCGCACTTTGGCCAGAACTCGTGCTAATTTCAGTGCTACTGTTTGCGGCAATTACTTTGCTGCTCGGCGTTCTCTGAGTTCGAAGAGCAGCGCATTCCCTTGCGAATCCTCTGTTACAGATGTTGCAGTTACACAAACTGCTACTACTTTTGCTGAGAATGG GTATTCCCAGTATCATCGTTTGCTTCCATGCCCCTCATTCAGTGGACCACCACGAGTTGAACATCTGGTTGTTTTGGAAGGGGGGCCTGTTATGGAGTACATCTCTAAATCCTTGGATCTTCCTCCTCT GTATGTTGCAGACCTCATTCATTTTGGTGCGGTATATTATGCCTTAGTATGCCCCCAGCCTCCTCCAACGGCAACCCCCGAGCAAATTAGACTATTCAAAAAGTTCACAGAACCATCATTTTTGAAAGGGCGAAAATCTATCAAAGGGAAAACAGTGAGGGAAGCACAGAAGACTTTCAGGATAACTCGCATTGATGAGTTTGTGGAGGTTGGAACATACTTGCGTATTCATGTGCATCCCAAACGCTTTCCAAG GTGCTATGAAATTGACTGGAAATCAAGAATTATTGCTGTGACAGAGTCCTATGTGGTTTTGGACAAACCTGCTGGTACATCG GTTGGAGGCACTACTGACAACATTGAAGAAAGTTGTGCAACCTTTGCAACCCGTGCTCTAGGATTAACATCTCCGTTGTGGACGACCCATCAGATTGACAACTGTACTGAAGGCTG TGTCATTCTAGCACGGACAAAAGAATATTGCTCCGTCTTCCATCGTAAAATCAGG GAGAAAAAGGTTAAGAAGCTTTATCTTGCTCTTGCTGCTGCTCCAGTGCCAATAGGAATAATAACACACTATATGCGGCCAATTAATATTGCTCCAAGGCTTGTTTCAGAAG ATTGTATTGATGGATACAACTTGTGTCAGCTTGAGGGATTGGAATGCAGAGAGGTTGCATGGCCGGATGCtgatattgaagaaaaatactgTATTGAAGAATGTGGGTGGCCCTCCAAAACGAAAGCATATGAATGCAAAATCAACCTCTTGACTGGTCGGACACATCAG ATTCGAGCACAACTGGCCAATTGTGGAGCACCATTGGTTGGTGATTCCATGTACATGCCCGCAGCAGTTGCAGAGATGGCTAATCCTGGGTTGAATCCATTTGGAAAATGTAAGAAAGAGTATGCAAGTgaagaagataaagaaatTGCAGTGACAGAGTGGATTTCCAGGCATGGAAAAGAACCAGCCATGGCTATTGGACTGCAGGCTTATGAGATATCATGGGATTCGATGGAACACATTTACAATGCTGGGACTCCTTGGTGGAAGCAGGAACAATTATAG